One genomic window of Chloroflexota bacterium includes the following:
- a CDS encoding FAD-dependent oxidoreductase has translation MRVKLPKGWQPSFGLPSPVSILKVAEGLYRGRDKERSCMARHQARVNGGRKAPGKALRCLFTPIKIGQLELRNRIIMPPMIERLAVDGMVSEAVKDFYAARARGGVALIVLTPGVIDESMASYIQLGIYEDRFIPKLKELTDLVHASGAAIGIELMHLGRQGGEIKGYRPVAPSPIPWAPHEEVPRELTIAEIEDLVEKFADGARRAREAGFDLVELHACHGYLLSGFLSPQANLRRDKYGGDVAGRARFVVEIVQRIKKKAGSNFPVSCRINGADHVPGGVTVDMACETARLLEDAGADLVGVSSGAYGSYPVIVPPYDQPHGCNVPLAERVKKAVRVPVAVAGRLDDPGVADEVLASGKADLIAVARGLLADPDLPNKALRGEFNDIRKCIACNVCIDSDPTEPIACTVNAEAGREREMQIVPAPRPKKVVVIGGGLAGLEAARVAALRGHKVSLFEEDKDLGGQWVLAATPPHKEDHRKFLNNLCWQLEKLGMDINLGKKVTAATVEELQPDAVIVATGAMPLVPPIAGVKRKGVITAWDVLRKHTVGQRVLVVGGGMTGLETAEFLAQQGKEVVVVEQLKRVGADMGGTVRWHLMNRLKGQKVELITSTQVKEIGPEGAVTVLRNGREETLRRFDATVLACGAKPRNEVAAQIESKVKELYIIGDAAKARKGLDAIREGAEVGRKV, from the coding sequence ATGAGGGTGAAGTTGCCGAAAGGGTGGCAGCCTTCTTTCGGGCTGCCTTCTCCGGTTAGTATACTCAAAGTCGCGGAAGGATTGTACCGAGGAAGAGACAAGGAAAGGAGCTGTATGGCAAGACACCAGGCGAGGGTCAACGGTGGGCGGAAAGCCCCTGGTAAGGCATTACGCTGCCTCTTCACGCCCATAAAGATTGGCCAGCTTGAGTTAAGAAACAGGATAATCATGCCACCCATGATAGAGCGGCTGGCTGTGGACGGCATGGTCAGTGAGGCAGTAAAAGACTTCTATGCCGCTCGTGCCAGGGGGGGCGTGGCTTTGATAGTCCTGACTCCTGGGGTCATTGATGAGAGCATGGCCTCATACATTCAGTTGGGGATTTACGAAGACCGCTTTATCCCAAAACTTAAAGAGTTGACTGACCTGGTGCATGCCAGTGGTGCCGCCATAGGCATCGAATTGATGCATCTTGGACGGCAGGGCGGTGAGATCAAGGGCTACCGCCCAGTGGCCCCTTCCCCTATCCCCTGGGCGCCGCACGAGGAGGTACCCCGGGAGTTGACCATAGCTGAAATTGAGGACCTGGTGGAGAAGTTTGCCGACGGTGCTCGAAGAGCAAGAGAGGCTGGCTTTGACCTGGTGGAGCTTCATGCTTGTCATGGTTATCTGCTGAGTGGCTTTCTTTCCCCTCAGGCGAACCTGCGCCGGGACAAGTATGGCGGCGATGTCGCAGGCAGGGCCAGATTCGTGGTGGAGATTGTGCAGCGCATCAAAAAGAAGGCTGGGAGCAACTTCCCGGTGAGTTGCCGCATAAATGGCGCTGACCATGTACCCGGCGGGGTGACCGTCGACATGGCCTGCGAAACAGCCCGTCTCCTCGAGGATGCTGGCGCCGACCTCGTTGGCGTTTCATCTGGGGCCTATGGGTCCTATCCCGTTATCGTCCCACCGTATGACCAGCCACACGGCTGTAACGTTCCTCTGGCAGAGAGGGTGAAGAAAGCCGTTCGTGTGCCGGTGGCAGTTGCCGGCCGACTCGATGACCCCGGGGTAGCTGATGAGGTGCTGGCATCTGGCAAGGCTGATTTGATAGCCGTGGCCAGGGGTCTACTGGCTGATCCAGACCTGCCCAACAAGGCCTTGAGGGGAGAGTTTAACGATATCAGGAAGTGCATTGCCTGCAACGTCTGCATTGACTCAGATCCCACCGAACCCATTGCCTGCACCGTCAATGCCGAAGCAGGGAGGGAAAGAGAGATGCAGATCGTGCCCGCTCCTCGGCCCAAGAAAGTGGTGGTTATCGGTGGAGGGTTAGCTGGCCTGGAGGCGGCCAGGGTTGCTGCCCTAAGAGGGCATAAGGTAAGCCTGTTTGAGGAAGACAAAGATCTTGGGGGGCAGTGGGTATTAGCTGCTACCCCACCCCACAAGGAAGACCACAGGAAGTTTTTGAACAATCTTTGCTGGCAACTTGAGAAACTGGGTATGGACATAAACCTGGGCAAGAAAGTCACTGCGGCCACGGTGGAGGAGCTTCAGCCTGACGCGGTAATTGTGGCCACCGGGGCAATGCCTTTGGTGCCTCCCATCGCGGGCGTGAAACGGAAGGGCGTGATCACTGCCTGGGATGTGCTGCGAAAACATACGGTTGGCCAACGGGTGTTGGTGGTGGGAGGCGGCATGACCGGCCTGGAGACAGCCGAGTTTCTGGCCCAGCAGGGCAAGGAGGTTGTGGTAGTGGAGCAACTGAAGCGGGTTGGGGCTGATATGGGCGGAACAGTTCGATGGCACCTAATGAACAGGCTAAAGGGTCAGAAGGTGGAACTAATCACCTCTACGCAGGTTAAGGAGATCGGGCCTGAAGGGGCCGTAACGGTGTTGCGAAATGGTCGTGAGGAGACATTGAGAAGGTTTGATGCCACAGTCCTGGCTTGTGGTGCCAAGCCCAGAAACGAAGTGGCAGCGCAGATCGAAAGCAAGGTGAAAGAACTATACATCATTGGTGATGCCGCCAAGGCCCGCAAAGGGCTGGATGCCATACGGGAAGGCGCTGAGGTTGGGCGGAAGGTATAA
- a CDS encoding alpha/beta hydrolase, with amino-acid sequence MVERPEVRQEQVKFPGAGIELEGVLHLPRADRPLPAVVVCHPHPLYGGDMHNNVVLAVCQALGRASMAAFRFNFRGVGKSQGVYDNGVGEQTDLVAALAFLESASGVDTSRIGLAGYSFSTGIAARAAPENEKVRALALISPFLAASEWEHLRSYRAPKLFLCGTHDDFISSEELKRSSGGLPEPTRCEIIQRADHFWWGYEGEVAERVAAFFRAAFSG; translated from the coding sequence GTGGTGGAAAGGCCAGAAGTAAGGCAGGAGCAAGTCAAGTTCCCTGGAGCAGGCATTGAGCTTGAGGGCGTACTGCATCTGCCACGGGCGGATCGTCCTTTGCCGGCAGTGGTGGTGTGCCATCCGCACCCGCTTTACGGCGGTGATATGCACAATAATGTCGTCCTGGCCGTGTGTCAGGCCCTTGGACGAGCATCAATGGCCGCCTTTCGTTTCAACTTCCGTGGCGTGGGCAAGAGCCAGGGTGTTTATGATAACGGGGTTGGAGAGCAGACAGATTTGGTTGCTGCTCTTGCCTTCCTGGAATCGGCAAGCGGGGTTGATACCAGCAGGATAGGTCTGGCAGGTTATTCCTTCTCCACCGGCATTGCTGCCCGTGCAGCTCCCGAGAACGAGAAGGTCAGGGCTTTGGCACTTATCTCTCCTTTCTTAGCCGCTTCAGAGTGGGAGCACCTGAGAAGCTATCGCGCGCCTAAGTTATTCCTCTGCGGTACCCACGATGATTTCATTTCCTCGGAAGAGCTAAAGCGGTCGTCAGGCGGTTTGCCTGAGCCAACCAGGTGTGAGATTATCCAGAGAGCCGATCATTTCTGGTGGGGCTATGAGGGTGAAGTTGCCGAAAGGGTGGCAGCCTTCTTTCGGGCTGCCTTCTCCGGTTAG
- a CDS encoding acylphosphatase, with protein sequence MTVYDCGSDSSLASLHALVRGLVQGVYFRAFVRQHATALGLTGYVRNLPHTGAVEVKAEGERSRLEELLKHLRRGPVDARVERVEVEWGEYSGDFLGFIIRH encoded by the coding sequence ATGACTGTTTATGATTGTGGATCTGATTCCAGTTTGGCGTCGCTTCACGCCCTGGTCAGAGGTCTGGTGCAGGGCGTCTATTTTCGCGCCTTTGTGCGGCAACATGCCACGGCCTTAGGCCTAACTGGCTATGTGCGCAACCTGCCTCATACTGGGGCCGTAGAGGTGAAAGCTGAGGGAGAGAGGTCGCGGCTGGAGGAACTGCTGAAGCACCTGCGCCGCGGCCCCGTGGACGCCAGGGTTGAGAGGGTGGAGGTGGAATGGGGAGAGTACAGCGGGGATTTCCTCGGCTTCATCATAAGGCACTAA
- a CDS encoding prenyltransferase, protein MATVRTWFLETRPSFLLLVPACVLLGLATAVYDTRELNALHFGLAFLGALLAHISVNVLNDYFDYQTGIDLNTRRTPFSGGSGILPAGLLSPRKVFIFGIACLLAVAAIGAYFISEYTWRILPIGVLGVLVVYFYTTHLTKDPLLCAIAPGLGFGPLMVLGIYFTQTGEYTLSAGLASMIPGFLVSNLLLLNQFPDVEADRAGARRHLLITLGRERSAKIYAGLILATYVWLVFSVAFQKLPWGALLGLLTLPLGIQAVRGVLRYSEDIDNLIPFLARNVMVTLLTPLLAGVGILISTAFS, encoded by the coding sequence ATGGCAACAGTGAGAACCTGGTTCCTGGAAACGCGTCCGTCATTCTTGCTTCTGGTTCCGGCGTGCGTCCTTCTCGGTCTAGCCACAGCGGTTTATGATACGCGGGAGCTAAATGCGCTACATTTTGGTCTGGCTTTCCTGGGCGCGTTGCTAGCCCACATCAGCGTCAATGTGCTCAACGACTACTTCGATTACCAAACGGGGATAGACTTGAATACCAGAAGGACGCCCTTCAGTGGCGGCAGCGGCATACTGCCTGCTGGCCTGCTCAGTCCACGAAAGGTCTTCATCTTCGGTATAGCTTGTCTTCTGGCAGTGGCCGCCATCGGAGCATATTTCATTTCTGAATACACGTGGAGGATACTTCCCATTGGCGTTCTGGGTGTTCTGGTGGTGTATTTCTACACCACTCACCTGACCAAGGACCCTCTGCTCTGCGCCATAGCCCCTGGGCTGGGGTTTGGCCCTCTGATGGTCTTGGGCATCTACTTCACTCAGACAGGCGAATATACCCTGTCAGCCGGGCTGGCATCGATGATACCCGGGTTCCTGGTGAGTAACCTCCTGCTGCTGAACCAGTTTCCTGACGTTGAAGCGGATAGGGCAGGAGCCAGGCGTCACCTTCTTATAACCCTGGGGAGAGAGCGCAGTGCCAAGATATACGCCGGGTTGATTTTAGCTACCTACGTCTGGTTGGTTTTCTCGGTGGCCTTCCAGAAGTTGCCGTGGGGCGCCCTGCTCGGCCTGCTCACCCTGCCTCTGGGGATTCAGGCGGTGAGGGGTGTTTTGAGATACTCCGAGGATATAGATAACCTGATACCTTTCCTGGCTCGCAACGTCATGGTCACACTGCTGACGCCTCTCCTGGCAGGCGTGGGCATCTTGATAAGCACGGCCTTCTCCTAG
- a CDS encoding DUF1328 domain-containing protein encodes MLALAIIFLALGLIALILGARRIASCTFRIAEFLFIVALIIFVALLVVYLLR; translated from the coding sequence TTGCTGGCACTAGCTATCATATTCCTGGCTCTTGGACTCATCGCTCTGATTCTGGGCGCTCGCCGCATTGCCTCATGCACTTTTCGTATTGCCGAATTCCTGTTCATCGTGGCCCTCATCATCTTTGTGGCCTTGCTGGTTGTGTATTTGCTCCGGTAG
- a CDS encoding CoA transferase, translated as MQQQPFEGVKVLDFSWGVAGPLVTKYLADYGATVVRVESPQRPCGTRVSPPFKDNIPGVDRAGYYAFFNANKYSLSLDMNHPRAREMARRLVAWADVIVESYSPGTMERWGLDYESVRKIKSDIIMLSASSQGQDGPHASFSAFGIPLTGLAGFAHFTGWPDGSCLPLPSAYSDFISPRFAAATLIAALDYRRRTGKGQYIDCSQLEASIHFLAPAMLDYTFNRRQGERLGNASPYACPHGVFRCQGEDRWCAIAVFSEEEWQALCQLCNPDWSQDSRFSTLLSRTRNEAELNTLIEEWTVNFTAEEVMAKMQSRGIPAGVVQNARDLCLDPQLRKRGYFWKLDHHVLDPFLHLGQPSRLSETPARPNMSAPCLGQHTEHVCTRLLGMSDEEFLELFQAGVFG; from the coding sequence ATGCAACAGCAGCCTTTTGAGGGAGTGAAAGTGCTTGATTTCTCCTGGGGCGTGGCCGGCCCTCTGGTCACCAAGTACCTGGCTGACTATGGGGCAACAGTGGTCAGGGTGGAATCCCCACAAAGGCCCTGCGGCACCAGGGTATCACCACCTTTCAAAGATAATATCCCGGGGGTTGACCGTGCTGGGTATTACGCTTTCTTCAATGCCAACAAGTACAGCCTCAGTCTGGATATGAACCATCCCAGGGCAAGAGAGATGGCCAGGAGACTGGTTGCCTGGGCAGACGTGATAGTGGAAAGCTACTCTCCGGGGACGATGGAGAGGTGGGGGCTGGACTATGAAAGCGTGAGAAAGATCAAATCCGACATAATTATGTTGAGCGCTTCCAGTCAAGGCCAGGACGGCCCCCATGCCAGCTTCAGCGCCTTCGGCATTCCCCTGACTGGTCTGGCCGGTTTTGCTCACTTCACCGGTTGGCCGGACGGTAGCTGCCTGCCTTTGCCCTCGGCTTATTCCGATTTCATCAGTCCTCGGTTTGCGGCGGCAACTCTGATTGCCGCCCTGGACTACAGACGGCGTACCGGAAAAGGGCAATATATCGATTGCTCCCAGTTGGAAGCCAGCATTCATTTCCTGGCTCCTGCTATGCTGGACTATACCTTCAACAGGCGTCAAGGAGAGAGATTGGGAAATGCCTCCCCCTACGCTTGTCCCCATGGCGTTTTCCGTTGCCAGGGAGAGGATAGGTGGTGTGCCATCGCTGTCTTCAGCGAGGAGGAGTGGCAGGCCCTGTGCCAGCTCTGCAACCCCGATTGGAGTCAAGATTCGAGATTTTCCACTTTGTTGAGTCGGACGAGAAATGAGGCTGAGTTGAACACACTGATAGAGGAGTGGACGGTCAATTTCACCGCCGAGGAGGTAATGGCCAAGATGCAGTCCAGGGGCATCCCGGCCGGCGTGGTGCAGAATGCCAGAGACCTGTGCCTTGACCCTCAGTTGAGGAAGCGGGGATACTTCTGGAAGCTGGACCATCACGTTCTGGATCCCTTTCTTCACCTGGGCCAGCCGTCGCGGCTATCCGAAACACCAGCCAGACCTAATATGTCTGCTCCGTGTCTAGGGCAGCATACGGAGCATGTTTGTACCCGGTTACTAGGTATGTCAGATGAAGAATTCCTGGAGCTATTTCAGGCGGGTGTTTTTGGCTAA
- a CDS encoding radical SAM protein, with protein sequence MASYVGLYRRGGLSQRVEEARQILRSCRVCPHDCQANRLGSELGKCRTGARALVSSYGPHFGEEAPLVGRGGSGTIFFTNCNLKCVFCQNYSISQMGEGREVSTEEVAAMMLFLQKRGCHNINLVSPTHVVPQILEALELAVAEGLSAPLVYNSGGYDSVETLKLLEGIVDIYMPDMKYSDNEIARQYSGIDNYPSVNRAAVNEMHRQVGDLEVDEWGIAIKGLLIRHLVLPHGLAGTEEIARFLAREISLNTYLNVMAQYHPCHQAFRFPLLSRSIAREEFAEAVDLARRQGLKRLDRLHAFLE encoded by the coding sequence ATGGCGTCTTACGTTGGCCTTTATCGCCGTGGCGGACTTAGCCAGCGGGTAGAAGAGGCCAGACAAATTCTGAGGAGTTGCAGGGTGTGTCCGCATGACTGCCAGGCCAATCGCCTAGGGAGCGAGTTAGGCAAATGCCGTACAGGAGCACGGGCGCTGGTCTCCAGCTATGGCCCCCACTTCGGCGAGGAAGCGCCGCTGGTGGGCCGGGGTGGCTCAGGGACGATATTCTTCACCAATTGCAATCTGAAATGTGTCTTCTGCCAGAATTACTCCATAAGCCAGATGGGGGAGGGGAGGGAGGTCAGCACGGAGGAGGTGGCGGCAATGATGCTTTTTCTTCAGAAGAGGGGATGCCATAATATCAATCTGGTGAGTCCGACACATGTGGTCCCCCAAATCCTGGAGGCCCTGGAGCTGGCTGTTGCCGAGGGCCTTTCCGCCCCTCTGGTATACAACAGCGGCGGGTACGACTCGGTGGAAACCCTGAAGCTCCTGGAGGGGATAGTGGACATCTACATGCCTGATATGAAGTACTCCGATAATGAAATCGCCCGACAGTATTCCGGCATTGATAACTACCCGTCAGTGAACAGAGCAGCGGTAAATGAGATGCATCGGCAGGTGGGCGATCTCGAGGTAGATGAGTGGGGGATTGCCATCAAGGGCCTGCTGATCCGTCACCTGGTGTTGCCCCACGGGCTGGCGGGGACTGAGGAGATCGCCCGCTTTCTGGCCAGAGAGATTTCCCTCAATACCTACCTCAACGTTATGGCACAATATCACCCTTGCCACCAGGCCTTCCGCTTTCCCTTGCTGAGCCGGTCTATTGCCAGGGAAGAGTTCGCCGAAGCCGTTGACCTGGCTCGGCGGCAGGGGCTAAAGCGCCTTGACAGACTTCATGCTTTTCTAGAATGA
- a CDS encoding transglutaminase family protein, with protein MNGLDSYLLPTELCDFDKDPSVRDKAVELARDCEYDRDKFDRIFRFVKELPYGLEDWDIRASDTLRKGWGMCCGKTNLLVAMSRAVSIPARYRVFRIKAESRLLAQLIEQDKGLAGLLGDLPREQDHLGCEVYLDGDWRNYDPSRDSALENGLRRLGIPLEREAVAGDDGVVRFTILASIDEWAGKRQEGRRFREGRETLFDRVNRQLDRIRLLSKEA; from the coding sequence GTGAATGGATTGGACTCTTACTTACTGCCGACTGAACTTTGCGATTTTGACAAGGATCCATCAGTCCGAGACAAAGCTGTTGAGTTGGCTCGGGACTGCGAGTATGACCGAGACAAGTTCGATCGAATCTTCCGGTTCGTGAAAGAGCTTCCCTACGGCCTCGAAGACTGGGACATCAGGGCATCAGACACGCTGAGAAAAGGATGGGGGATGTGCTGTGGCAAGACTAACCTGTTGGTGGCCATGTCTCGGGCGGTGTCGATTCCGGCCAGGTACAGGGTTTTCAGGATCAAAGCCGAGAGCCGGCTGCTGGCACAGTTGATAGAGCAAGACAAAGGGCTGGCTGGCCTGCTGGGTGATCTTCCCCGGGAGCAGGACCATCTGGGATGTGAAGTCTACCTGGATGGCGACTGGCGCAACTATGACCCTTCCCGGGATTCGGCTCTGGAGAATGGGTTGAGGCGACTGGGGATTCCGCTGGAAAGGGAGGCTGTTGCGGGCGATGATGGGGTGGTGCGGTTTACGATTCTGGCCTCGATTGATGAATGGGCCGGGAAGCGGCAGGAGGGGAGGCGGTTTCGGGAGGGGCGGGAGACGCTTTTTGACAGAGTGAATCGCCAGCTTGACCGTATCAGGCTGCTCAGCAAGGAAGCCTAA
- the gyrB gene encoding DNA topoisomerase (ATP-hydrolyzing) subunit B, which yields MGEEHSIIYVVSQVQEQASIQPEKTYTAETIQVLKGLEPVRRRPGMYIGGTDERGLHLLILEIVYNSVDEAVAGWANVVDVTLFEDGRVRVADNGRGIPVERHADSGVSSVETVMTILHAGAKFRSGTYKASSGLHGVGASVVNALSSWLRIEVKRGGKLYSQEYVRGIPQAGLKIEGEATGSGTTVIFLPDKELFANLSYDFDYLAQRCRELAYLVPGLEINLHDLRTDQELTFYFEGGIASLVQHLNRRKEVLHPRPVYMKKTVDGTIVEVALQYNTGYSELVLTCANCVNTADGGSHLTGFRSALTRGLNDYLHKVKGNNKDSSRNDEMSLTGEDVRGGLTAVVSVKVDEPQFEGQVKAKLGNPEVKGQVESVVSELLSDYLQEHPNEARRILEKCLTSARAREAARRARELVFRKGSLDGGTLPGKLAECSEKDPSLCELFLVEGDSAGGSAKQGRDRRFQAILPLKGKILNVEKASADKMLAHEEIRALITTLGIGILEQVDLSKLRYHRVIIMTDADVDGSHIRTLLLTFFFRNMVDLIGQGHLYIAQPPLYRIQAGKERHWVYSDIEKEALLQRLGDKSRKAEVQRYKGLGEMSPEQLWETTMNPATRTMLQVHIEEAAKADEVFHMLMGEEVPPRKAFIQAHAKSVKNLDV from the coding sequence ATGGGCGAAGAACATAGTATAATTTATGTTGTAAGTCAAGTGCAAGAACAAGCATCTATCCAACCGGAAAAGACATATACTGCTGAAACCATTCAGGTCCTGAAGGGTCTGGAGCCTGTTCGTCGCCGCCCCGGCATGTACATTGGTGGCACGGACGAGCGCGGACTTCATCTGCTTATCCTTGAGATCGTATACAACAGCGTCGATGAGGCAGTAGCTGGCTGGGCAAACGTGGTCGACGTGACCCTCTTTGAGGATGGCCGGGTCAGGGTGGCGGACAACGGGCGGGGCATACCGGTGGAGAGACATGCCGATAGCGGAGTCTCATCGGTAGAGACGGTAATGACGATACTCCACGCCGGCGCCAAGTTCCGCTCAGGGACATACAAGGCTTCCAGCGGATTGCATGGAGTAGGAGCATCGGTGGTGAACGCCCTTTCCTCGTGGCTGAGGATAGAGGTCAAACGTGGTGGCAAGCTTTATTCACAGGAATATGTTCGGGGTATTCCTCAGGCGGGGCTGAAGATTGAGGGTGAGGCTACAGGCAGCGGAACGACCGTTATCTTTCTTCCAGACAAAGAACTTTTTGCCAACCTGAGCTACGATTTCGACTACCTGGCGCAGCGCTGCCGCGAACTAGCCTACCTTGTGCCGGGCTTGGAGATAAACCTTCACGATCTCAGGACTGACCAGGAGCTAACCTTCTACTTCGAGGGCGGCATAGCCAGTCTTGTCCAGCATCTCAATAGGAGGAAGGAGGTCCTTCATCCCAGGCCTGTTTACATGAAGAAGACGGTGGATGGCACGATTGTAGAAGTAGCCTTGCAGTATAATACGGGCTACAGTGAACTGGTGCTCACCTGTGCTAACTGCGTGAATACAGCGGATGGGGGTAGCCATCTCACCGGCTTTCGTTCTGCCCTGACACGTGGACTCAATGACTATCTTCATAAGGTCAAAGGTAACAACAAGGATAGCAGCAGGAATGACGAAATGAGTCTGACCGGGGAGGATGTCAGGGGAGGACTGACGGCTGTTGTCAGCGTGAAGGTGGATGAGCCTCAATTTGAGGGGCAGGTGAAAGCTAAGTTAGGTAATCCTGAGGTTAAGGGGCAGGTAGAGTCGGTCGTATCTGAATTGCTATCGGACTATCTTCAGGAGCATCCCAATGAAGCCAGGAGAATCCTGGAAAAGTGTCTTACGTCTGCCAGAGCACGGGAGGCAGCCCGCAGGGCAAGAGAACTCGTTTTTCGAAAAGGCTCCTTAGATGGTGGCACCCTGCCTGGCAAGCTGGCTGAATGCTCGGAGAAGGACCCATCTCTTTGTGAGCTCTTTCTGGTAGAGGGAGACTCCGCTGGAGGATCGGCCAAGCAGGGGAGAGACCGTCGGTTCCAGGCGATACTGCCGCTGAAAGGCAAGATCCTCAATGTGGAGAAGGCCTCCGCCGATAAAATGCTGGCCCACGAAGAAATACGCGCCCTGATCACCACCCTGGGGATTGGCATACTTGAGCAGGTTGACCTCTCGAAGCTGCGCTATCATCGGGTGATCATCATGACCGATGCTGATGTCGATGGCTCTCATATCCGCACCTTGCTGCTGACCTTCTTCTTCCGCAACATGGTGGACTTGATTGGCCAGGGGCACCTGTATATCGCCCAGCCGCCGCTGTATCGTATTCAGGCGGGAAAAGAGAGGCATTGGGTCTATTCGGACATCGAGAAAGAGGCCTTGCTTCAGAGGCTAGGAGACAAGAGCAGGAAGGCAGAAGTCCAGCGGTACAAAGGGCTAGGAGAGATGAGCCCCGAGCAGTTGTGGGAAACCACCATGAACCCTGCCACGAGGACTATGCTTCAAGTGCATATAGAAGAGGCGGCTAAGGCCGACGAGGTCTTCCACATGTTGATGGGAGAGGAAGTGCCGCCGCGCAAGGCCTTCATCCAGGCCCACGCCAAGAGCGTCAAAAACCTCGACGTCTGA
- a CDS encoding replication-associated recombination protein A — MDMFEHHRKRQLKHEAPLAARMRPRNFEEFMGQEHLVGEERILRKSIEADQLPSIIFWGPPGSGKTTLAYIIASITKSHFSPISAVSAGVADLRRLVEEAKERRGMHQQRTIVFIDEIHRFNKAQQDAILPFVEDGTVTLIGATTENPSFEVISPLLSRCRVFTLKTLTDDQIRLIIQRALADEERGLGKLNAELDTEALKHLVAMSSGDARIALNALEMAAYTTPPDPDNEGKRKISLPTMEDAFQHRALLYDKAGEEHYNLISALHKSIRGSDPDAALYWLGRMLEAGEDPLYIARRLLRAASEDVGMADPQALAVAVAAQQAVHFIGMPEGDLALAEAAVYLATAPKSNSLYRAYSQVREDVRQTGEQPVPLHLRNPVTSLMHQEGYGKGYKYAHDYPGHFVEQQNMPDKLRDRRYYTPSDQGYEKEVKARIREWWKGQK, encoded by the coding sequence ATGGACATGTTTGAGCACCACAGAAAACGGCAATTGAAGCACGAAGCGCCGCTGGCAGCGCGCATGCGGCCCAGAAACTTTGAGGAATTTATGGGTCAGGAGCATCTGGTAGGGGAAGAGCGGATCCTGAGGAAGAGCATTGAAGCCGACCAGTTACCTTCCATCATATTCTGGGGCCCACCGGGGAGCGGCAAGACAACCTTGGCTTACATCATCGCCAGCATTACCAAATCCCACTTCAGCCCCATATCAGCAGTGAGCGCCGGCGTAGCCGACTTGCGGCGCCTCGTAGAAGAGGCCAAGGAAAGACGGGGAATGCATCAGCAGCGCACTATCGTGTTCATTGATGAGATACATCGCTTCAACAAAGCCCAACAGGATGCCATTTTGCCCTTTGTGGAAGACGGAACGGTTACCCTTATTGGCGCTACCACCGAGAACCCCTCCTTCGAGGTCATCTCGCCTCTTCTCTCCCGCTGCCGGGTTTTCACCCTCAAGACGCTAACCGATGACCAAATTCGCCTTATCATCCAGCGAGCTTTGGCAGATGAGGAGAGGGGGCTGGGGAAGCTGAACGCTGAACTGGACACTGAGGCCTTGAAACATTTGGTAGCCATGTCGAGTGGAGATGCGCGGATAGCTCTGAACGCTCTGGAGATGGCTGCCTACACCACCCCGCCAGACCCCGACAACGAAGGAAAGAGAAAGATCTCTCTGCCTACCATGGAGGACGCTTTTCAGCACCGTGCTCTGCTGTATGACAAGGCTGGTGAAGAACACTATAACCTGATCTCTGCCTTGCATAAGTCTATCAGGGGGTCTGATCCGGATGCTGCCCTTTACTGGCTTGGCCGCATGCTGGAGGCGGGGGAGGACCCCTTGTACATCGCGCGGCGGCTGCTGCGCGCCGCCTCTGAGGATGTGGGTATGGCAGATCCTCAAGCCTTAGCTGTTGCCGTGGCTGCTCAGCAGGCGGTTCATTTCATCGGCATGCCTGAGGGTGATTTGGCCTTGGCTGAAGCAGCCGTTTATCTGGCGACTGCACCAAAGAGCAATTCCCTGTACCGGGCTTATTCCCAGGTGCGGGAAGACGTGAGGCAGACTGGTGAGCAGCCAGTGCCCTTGCACTTGCGAAACCCGGTGACTTCTCTGATGCACCAGGAAGGCTACGGCAAGGGATACAAGTACGCCCATGACTATCCCGGACACTTTGTGGAGCAGCAGAACATGCCTGACAAGCTCCGGGATAGACGTTATTACACGCCCAGCGACCAGGGCTATGAGAAGGAGGTCAAGGCCAGGATTAGAGAGTGGTGGAAAGGCCAGAAGTAA